In the Eremothecium cymbalariae DBVPG#7215 chromosome 7, complete sequence genome, one interval contains:
- the NAT4 gene encoding N-terminal L-serine N(alpha)-acetyltransferase NatD (similar to Saccharomyces cerevisiae YMR069W) produces MEYPAEILALYINDAFPEQLACRNGCTLSRDIIITDRLSVAARQKFAKQLTAIIERTLGCFYDVHAHLLYPRLTRSRPWQAHKRAELQGLGTCHVLYRKENPGGAIAGFVSLLFCDEPHWPAGNGSRAAASTAERERGPSGRSAEPAFEETPPPPPCKVVYVMEIHVSPSFQNQGLGSCMLLCARQLVQHMQPSFPQLKGLELTVFTGNRQALALYRRQGFKTATNTEFFLSNSELTVMYCSI; encoded by the coding sequence ATGGAGTACCCAGCGGAGATCCTTGCGCTGTACATCAATGATGCATTTCCAGAACAATTGGCTTGCCGCAATGGATGCACCTTGAGCCGCGACATAATCATCACGGATCGATTGTCCGTAGCTGCTCGGCAGAAATTTGCCAAACAGCTTACTGCGATAATTGAACGAACACTGGGCTGCTTTTACGACGTCCACGCGCATCTTCTGTATCCACGCCTAACCCGCTCTCGGCCCTGGCAAGCCCACAAACGTGCCGAGCTACAGGGGCTAGGCACGTGCCATGTTCTATATAGGAAAGAGAATCCCGGAGGCGCCATAGCAGGCTTTGTCTCGCTGCTTTTCTGCGACGAGCCCCACTGGCCTGCCGGCAACGGCAGTCGCGCTGCCGCCTCCACTGCCGAACGTGAGAGGGGGCCCAGTGGGAGGTCAGCAGAACCAGCCTTTGAAGAAACcccgccgccgccgccgtGCAAGGTCGTCTACGTGATGGAAATCCACGTGTCCCCATCCTTCCAAAACCAGGGCCTGGGCTCCTGCATGCTGCTCTGTGCCAGACAACTGGTGCAACATATGCAACCCAGCTTCCCCCAACTCAAGGGCCTGGAGCTCACCGTGTTTACAGGAAACCGTCAGGCTCTTGCGCTGTACCGCCGCCAGGGATTCAAAACTGCTACGAATACTGAGTTTTTTTTGTCTAATTCCGAGTTAACAGTCATGTATTGTTCTATATAA
- the NEM1 gene encoding Nem1-Spo7 phosphatase catalytic subunit NEM1 (similar to Ashbya gossypii AGL070W), with protein MNSLSYLTGSSQPTSSSKEELRFPFSESSLPNVTEEQEVENGEVSQDSKGGRPSWVWRVVFFLPTWLIIKPIWLIWFVLTFPLNLIEHTSSKDGSVEEEEVIPTNSQGSGGGEVIEDDDLVGESMVLHEDSIKSSRPSTSRSSYTSTRLGKFLFPKKLIPQSILQTDRKKVLVLDLDETLIHSMSRSTSSSNTSQGHMVEVTFSVSGVSSLYYVHKRPYCDLFLSRVCKWYDLVIFTASMREYADPVIDWLESGISARFTKRKYRSDCILRDGIGYVKDLTMISKNLQDTIIVDNSPVSYAMNVDNAIQVEGWISDPTDTGLLNLLPLLEGLRFTTDTRNILSLKNGEHAFV; from the coding sequence ATGAATTCGCTTTCGTACTTGACGGGATCATCGCAACCGACGTCCTCTTCTAAGGAGGAATTGAGGTTTCCCTTCTCCGAAAGCAGTTTGCCTAATGTGACTGAGGAGCAAGAAGTTGAGAATGGGGAAGTTTCTCAAGATTCTAAAGGAGGCAGGCCTTCATGGGTATGGAGAGTGGTCTTTTTTTTACCCACCTGGCTTATTATCAAGCCAATTTGGCTGATATGGTTTGTTCTTACATTtcctttgaatttgattgaaCACACTTCGTCTAAAGATGGTTCAGtagaggaggaggaggtAATACCGACGAATTCTCAAGGTTCTGGTGGAGGAGAGGTTATAGAGGATGACGATCTTGTTGGAGAATCAATGGTGTTGCATGAAGATTCGATCAAGTCGTCGCGGCCTTCGACAAGTCGATCTAGTTATACGTCTACACGTTTGGGCAAGTTTTTGTTTCCGAAAAAGTTAATTCCACAGTCGATTCTACAAACGGATAGGAAGAAAGTGCTGGTTTTGGATTTGGATGAGACATTGATCCATTCGATGTCTAGGTCGACGTCATCATCGAATACGTCGCAAGGTCATATGGTGGAGGTAACTTTCTCTGTTAGTGGGGTTTCCAGCCTTTATTACGTGCATAAACGGCCGTATTGTGATCTATTTCTTTCCCGTGTGTGCAAATGGTATGATCTGGTGATCTTCACGGCGTCCATGAGAGAGTATGCGGACCCTGTGATTGACTGGCTTGAGAGCGGGATCTCCGCGCGCTTTACGAAGCGCAAGTACCGGTCCGATTGCATTTTGAGGGATGGCATAGGCTACGTGAAAGACTTGACGATGATTTCAAAGAATCTGCAAGATACAATCATCGTCGACAATTCTCCTGTGTCGTACGCCATGAACGTGGACAACGCCATTCAAGTGGAAGGTTGGATCAGCGATCCTACCGACACTGGCTTGCTGAACTTGTTGCCGCTCTTGGAGGGCTTGCGGTTCACAACGGATACCAGAAATATACTgtcattaaaaaatggcGAACATGCTTTTGTTTGA
- a CDS encoding uncharacterized protein (similar to Ashbya gossypii AGL069C) — translation MVVSFLGIVQPGSEDHGLPELNVPGTFAMMQKGVDEVSVSVVKEDSGVDAGCGVAASGSRCSSVSGSSPLDSDMKGQESGGSDDHLKKTKKGIILNPQPSECKKDPLNWPIWRRDIALVCVGWHCFVGGGQTSMLASGFSKLSAELQVPLSQISYLVGPMMLSLGVGSIFASPTAVLFGKRLVYLVGILIFMIGSIGCACSTSFNWLLISRVVSGFGLSTVESLPSATIAEIYFAHERAYRLGIYTLLLLGGKNLVPLLGSLVFEHLSTHWLFWILTIIAGSNFVLHLLFVPETFWDRTPVPNKRSLHETRIARQVRGLSENVSIATVRSTRLNPRESAGHVNDDGVPVGLTDESNAQEAETGSKTRAHIKSISEKQMAIGLGIYHGRHTIDNWCMVMLRPFVLFSYPAILFGAWLYAYAVVSLIIISQVIDHAYKDIYGFSSASVGLVYIAPFIGGCLGSLIAGRGSDVNTRLLAAHNHGIYEPEFRLFMVLPAVLCNAIGLLGFGWSLERQDHWIIPSIFFGVLGFGSSMCSTTAITYAVDSYKEFSQEALVTLNMVKNILGFAVSFFNVKFCLHEGYKNAFTCYALIEIFIGLWAIPLYRWGKLCRSWTNRKNLLQFSYRVNDDGKDEKDNHTER, via the coding sequence ATGGTAGTTAGTTTTTTAGGCATAGTACAGCCGGGATCAGAAGACCATGGACTACCGGAGCTTAATGTTCCTGGGACGTTTGCGATGATGCAGAAGGGGGTTGATGAGGTTAGTGTTAGTGTTGTTAAAGAGGATAGTGGGGTAGATGCGGGATGTGGTGTGGCGGCTTCTGGTTCACGGTGCAGTTCGGTGTCTGGTTCGTCGCCTTTGGATTCTGATATGAAGGGACAGGAGTCTGGAGGTTCGGATGATCACCTTaagaagacgaagaaggGGATTATTTTGAATCCGCAGCCGTCTGAATGTAAGAAGGATCCTTTGAATTGGCCTATTTGGCGGAGAGACATAGCATTAGTTTGTGTTGGATGGCATTGTTTCGTGGGCGGGGGCCAGACATCGATGCTTGCATCTGGGTTTTCTAAATTGTCTGCGGAACTTCAGGTTCCTTTATCGCAGATTTCATATTTAGTTGGGCCTATGATGCTGTCGTTAGGCGTCGGTTCTATCTTTGCATCACCTACGGCTGTTTTGTTTGGAAAGCGTTTGGTTTATTTGGTGGGTATACTTATTTTCATGATAGGGTCCATTGGTTGTGCCTGTAGCACTTCTTTCAACTGGTTGTTAATATCGAGGGTTGTGTCCGGTTTTGGGTTATCTACGGTTGAGTCCCTTCCCAGCGCCACTATCGCAGAGATTTACTTTGCCCATGAGAGAGCTTATAGATTAGGCATATACACGTTGTTGTTATTAGGTGGGAAAAACTTGGTGCCTCTACTGGGCTCTTTAGTATTTGAACACTTGAGTACCCATTGGTTATTTTGGATTCTGACAATTATTGCAGGTTCCAATTTTGTATTACATTTGCTTTTCGTTCCGGAGACGTTTTGGGATCGTACCCCGGTTCCTAATAAACGTTCTCTGCACGAGACTCGTATTGCTCGTCAAGTGAGAGGGTTGTCAGAGAATGTTTCCATAGCTACTGTCCGTTCTACAAGGTTGAATCCAAGAGAATCGGCTGGACATGTCAACGATGACGGGGTGCCGGTGGGCTTAACTGACGAGTCAAATGCACAAGAAGCTGAGACGGGTTCTAAAACTCGAGCTCACATAAAATCGATTTCCGAGAAACAGATGGCAATCGGACTTGGAATTTACCACGGGAGACATACCATTGATAATTGGTGTATGGTAATGCTACGGCCGTTTGTGTTGTTTTCTTACCCAGCTATTTTATTTGGGGCATGGCTGTATGCATACGCTGTTGTGTCCTTAATCATCATTTCTCAGGTTATTGATCATGCATacaaagatatatatggattCAGTTCTGCCTCTGTTGGATTGGTATACATTGCGCCATTTATCGGCGGTTGTTTAGGTTCTCTAATTGCAGGAAGAGGTAGTGATGTGAATACAAGACTTTTAGCTGCTCATAACCATGGTATCTATGAGCCTGAATTTCGGTTATTCATGGTATTACCCGCGGTGCTATGCAATGCAATAGGGCTTCTAGGCTTTGGGTGGTCACTTGAAAGACAGGACCATTGGATTATCCCCTCCATTTTCTTTGGGGTACTAGGTTTTGGTTCTTCAATGTGCAGTACCACTGCGATCACTTATGCTGTCGATTCGTACAAGGAATTCTCCCAGGAAGCTTTAGTCACACTAAATATggtcaaaaatattttgggCTTTGCAgtttccttcttcaacGTCAAATTTTGTTTACATGAGGGCTACAAGAACGCATTTACCTGTTATGCattaattgaaatattcatTGGATTGTGGGCCATCCCACTCTATCGCTGGGGTAAATTATGTAGATCATGGACTAATCGGAAGAACCTCTTGCAGTTTTCTTATAGAGTAAACGATGATggtaaagatgaaaaagaCAACCATACAGAGAGATAA
- the MAE1 gene encoding malate dehydrogenase (oxaloacetate-decarboxylating) (similar to Ashbya gossypii AGL068W): protein MLRTIATRGLSTSSVQKLSGSITKTPIGKEAEALFNKPKLTRLSVDGPIECPLSGYQLLNSPLFNKGSAFTLEERSAFGLEGLLPPQVNTLDEQVERAYKQLCYLKTPLAKNDFMTSMRVQNKVLFFELVRRHIRELVPIIYTPTEGDAIAAYSHRFRRPEGVFLDITEPDSIEHRLAAYGENKDIDYIVVSDGEGILGIGDQGIGGIRIAISKLALMTLCGGIHPGRVMPVTLDVGTNNKKLARDELYMGNRFARVRGKQYDDFLDKFIQAIKKRFPSAVLHFEDFGVMNGRPLLERYHNDLPCFNDDIQGTGAVVMASFLAALRHTDRKLLDSRVLVYGAGSAGLGIADQIVNHMVTRGATLEEARSKIYIMDRRGLILSSMGAGSTVGQQRYAKPDEMWTNVNIKSLVEVVSRVKPTCLIGCSTQAGAFNKAVVQEMHKYNERPIIFPLSNPTRLHEAVPEDLLEWTNYKALVATGSPFSPVNDYRISENNNCFSFPGIGLGAVLSRATVISDNMISAAVDQLASLSPLKPGDSRPGLLPPLEVINDTSAKVATAVILQALEENLARIEQESIPGETPKRYVKVPRNFDECLAWVKNQMWKPEYRPLVKVERDPHVHTYQF from the coding sequence ATGTTGAGAACCATTGCTACCAGAGGTCTGAGCACTTCTAGTGTGCAGAAGCTGTCAGGATCTATCACGAAAACGCCGATTGGTAAAGAGGCGGAAGCGTTGTTCAATAAGCCGAAGTTGACCCGGTTGTCGGTTGATGGCCCGATCGAGTGTCCTCTTTCAGGGTACCAGCTTTTGAATTCGCCTCTTTTTAACAAGGGCTCCGCGTTTACGTTAGAGGAGCGGTCAGCTTTTGGTCTAGAGGGTCTTCTTCCTCCACAAGTCAATACACTAGATGAGCAGGTGGAAAGAGCTTACAAGCAGCTCTGTTATTTGAAGACGCCGTTAGCGAAAAATGATTTCATGACTTCGATGCGGGTGCAGAATAAggttttgttctttgaaTTGGTGAGGAGACACATTAGGGAGTTGGTGCCGATTATATATACTCCGACGGAGGGGGATGCTATTGCGGCTTATTCGCATCGTTTCAGAAGACCGGAGGGTGTGTTCTTGGACATCACAGAGCCGGATTCGATTGAACATCGGTTAGCTGCATACGGTGAGAACAAGGATATTGATTACATTGTTGTTTCTGATGGAGAGGGTATTCTCGGTATTGGTGATCAAGGTATTGGAGGCATCCGTATCGCTATTTCCAAGTTAGCACTAATGACTTTGTGTGGTGGTATTCATCCTGGTCGCGTGATGCCGGTTACTTTAGATGTGGGtacaaacaacaagaaaCTTGCACGCGATGAGTTATACATGGGGAATAGATTTGCCCGTGTTAGAGGTAAACAATATGATGACTTTTTGGACAAGTTTATCCAGGCTATCAAGAAAAGATTCCCAAGTGCTGTTTTGcactttgaagattttggagTTATGAATGGTCGTCCATTATTGGAACGTTACCATAACGACTTGCCATGTTTCAACGACGATATCCAAGGTACGGGTGCTGTTGTGATGGCTTCATTTCTGGCTGCTTTGAGGCATACGGATCGGAAGTTGCTAGATTCTAGAGTCTTAGTCTACGGCGCAGGTTCTGCAGGGTTAGGTATTGCTGATCAGATTGTAAACCATATGGTTACACGCGGTGCTACTCTCGAGGAGGCGCGTTCCAAGATCTATATAATGGACAGACGTGgtttaattttatcatccaTGGGAGCTGGTTCCACTGTTGGCCAGCAAAGATACGCCAAGCCCGACGAAATGTGGACCAATGTGAATATCAAATCCTTAGTAGAGGTGGTTTCTCGTGTCAAGCCAACATGCTTGATTGGTTGTTCCACTCAGGCAGGTGCATTTAATAAGGCGGTTGTCCAAGAAATGCATAAGTACAATGAGAGGCCAATTATTTTCCCGCTATCGAATCCAACTAGATTGCATGAGGCCGTTCCAGAAGATTTGTTAGAATGGACAAATTATAAGGCCCTAGTTGCTACGGGCTCACCTTTCAGTCCAGTTAATGATTATCGtatttctgaaaataaCAACTGCTTCTCCTTCCCAGGTATCGGTTTGGGTGCAGTTTTATCCCGTGCTACTGTCATAAGTGATAATATGATTTCAGCAGCAGTGGATCAACTAGCTTCGTTGTCACCATTAAAACCAGGAGATTCTAGACCAGGTCTATTGCCACCATTGGAGGTTATAAACGATACTTCTGCTAAGGTTGCTACCGCAGTCATTCTACAAGCTTTGGAGGAGAATCTAGCACGTATAGAACAAGAATCCATTCCAGGAGAAACACCTAAGAGGTATGTCAAGGTTCCAAGGAACTTTGATGAATGTTTAGCATGGGtcaaaaatcaaatgtGGAAACCTGAGTACAGACCATTGGTGAAAGTCGAACGTGATCCGCATGTCCATACCTACCAGTTTTAA
- the TFA1 gene encoding transcription factor TFIIE subunit TFA1 (similar to Ashbya gossypii AGL067W) — translation MDRPIDETVKSLLQFVVRGFYSNAYVLVLDAIMFHSVLSEEDLAHLLGIKRPELRSLITTLTEDMLVATHSQQEFAYNSRSLRRYYYYIKYPQAIDAIKWKVHQLVSKMKDDLDKNSAPQGYMCPVCHSKYSQLEAVSLLNFEKTQFLCSLCEEPLVEDDSGKKSKEKQMRLNKLMDEVQPIIDYLKKIDDSMIEENTFETALARLIPPQNNSAASYTLNPRTRRSKMFQPGESLDNASSRRAGARSQATLHVNITTVSDELAQRELQERKAEEKRKQNALPTWHEKSTIGKSLGRLDRDDWEQMEPTNNAAAENGLKDEDGASLPTLDNEKDMDLDDSNLVKERPSINQQVIANREAERTLAEYYAKLAKKQAMEDDEEEDDEEEEEFEDVIREDGDDDDDDDDDDVDMADLEDIELDNVTAKDSTQEGKDGTSSAGGTANSSSTRSNEKSNANEFEEDDDDDFGGDFEDL, via the coding sequence ATGGATAGGCCTATAGATGAGACGGTTAAAAGTTTATTGCAATTTGTTGTTCGTGGGTTCTATTCCAATGCCTATGTGTTAGTCCTGGATGCAATCATGTTCCATTCGGTTCTATCCGAGGAAGATTTAGCCCATTTATTAGGTATAAAGCGGCCAGAGTTACGTTCGCTTATTACAACATTGACTGAGGATATGTTAGTGGCTACTCATTCTCAACAAGAATTTGCATACAATTCTAGAAGTTTAAGGcgttattattactatatAAAGTACCCACAAGCAATTGATGCCATCAAATGGAAAGTGCACCAATTGGTTTCCAAGATGAAAGATGATTTAGACAAGAATAGTGCTCCTCAGGGTTATATGTGTCCAGTTTGTCATTCGAAATATAGTCAACTGGAGGCAGTATCTTTActaaattttgaaaagacaCAATTCTTGTGTAGTTTATGTGAGGAGCCTTTAGTGGAAGATGATTCAGGTAAAAAATCTAAAGAGAAACAGATGCGTTTGAATAAGTTAATGGATGAAGTGCAGCCTATCattgattatttgaaaaaaatcgaCGATTCCATGATTGAGGAAAATACTTTTGAAACAGCGTTAGCAAGATTGATTCCGCCACAGAACAACTCAGCTGCTTCTTATACCTTGAATCCAAGAACcagaagaagcaaaatGTTTCAACCAGGTGAATCTTTGGATAACGCCAGCAGTAGACGCGCTGGTGCTAGGTCGCAGGCTACATTGCATGTTAATATTACTACTGTAAGTGACGAATTGGCTCAAAGAGAGTTACAGGAACGTAAAGCTGAAGAAAAGAGGAAGCAAAATGCACTACCCACATGGCACGAGAAAAGTACAATCGGAAAAAGCTTGGGTAGACTGGATCGTGATGATTGGGAACAGATGGAACCTACAAACAATGCAGCTGCAGAAAATGGCTTGAAGGACGAAGATGGCGCCAGCTTACCAACCCTAGACAATGAAAAGGATATGGACCTTGACGACTCAAACTTGGTGAAAGAAAGGCCAAGTATTAATCAACAGGTTATCGCTAATAGAGAAGCAGAAAGAACTTTGGCCGAATACTATGCTAAACTGGCCAAAAAGCAGGCCatggaagatgatgaggaggaagacgatgaagaagaagaagaattcGAAGATGTTATCAGagaagatggtgatgatgacgatgatgacgatgacgatgatgtCGATATGGCCGATTTAGAAGATATAGAATTGGATAATGTCACTGCTAAGGATAGCACTCAAGAAGGAAAGGATGGCACATCGAGTGCTGGAGGTACAGCCAACAGCTCTTCCACCAGAAGCAACGAAAAGAGTAATGCTAATGAATTCGAAgaagacgatgatgatgattttggTGGAGACTTTGAAGACCTGTAA
- the TCD2 gene encoding tRNA threonylcarbamoyladenosine dehydratase (similar to Ashbya gossypii AGL066W) translates to MPAGTNWNLILGTAFVAVATTKVVESLYYYYSNRRTFCSSTEVDNEDSLMAKQIRTSAKYDDELFREQLARNYAFFGEDGMEKLKSQYIVVVGAGGVGSWVVTMLVRSGCQKIKVIDFDQVSLSSLNRHSCANLYDVGISKVSVLKQHMLKIAPWCQIEAVNELFSKEHADRLIFGEDGKGTPTHVVDCIDNIDHKVDLLEYVYKKGIPVISSMGAATKSDPTRINVGDLTTTEEDPLARNVRRRLKLKGIVKGITVVFSAEKPDPRKAKLLPLPEEEFQKGNVSELTALKNFRVRILPVLGTMPGIFGLTIASWVLCSVTGYPMEPIEGKNRIKLYDGIYHSLAGQMSRIGIPDQRVPVSISDVAYLVEEVFRGKSPISGYSTRLTLSKWDPNKPVSLQNVILMTKEEQNTHEKRVLNGGESLENVYSVEALKLVKQRLEEELYYSKFR, encoded by the coding sequence ATGCCTGCGGGTACCAATTGGAATTTGATTTTAGGCACCGCATTTGTGGCAGTTGCCACAACCAAGGTAGTCGAGTCTCTGTACTACTACTACTCAAATAGGCGAACGTTTTGCTCATCGACAGAGgttgataatgaagatTCGCTTATGGCCAAGCAGATCAGAACATCAGCTAAATATGACGATGAATTGTTTCGTGAGCAATTAGCTCGGAACTACGCTTTTTTTGGTGAAGATGGAATGGAAAAGTTAAAATCCCAATATATTGTTGTCGTTGGTGCAGGTGGAGTTGGATCATGGGTTGTGACGATGCTGGTCAGGTCTGGTTGCCAGAAAATTAAAGTCATTGACTTTGACCAGGTTTCTTTGAGTTCTTTAAATAGACATAGCTGTGCTAATCTATATGATGTTGGTATATCTAAAGTTAGTGTCTTAAAGCAACATATGTTAAAAATAGCACCATGGTGTCAGATTGAGGCTGTGAATGAATTATTTAGTAAAGAACATGCTGATAGACTGATTTTCGGTGAAGATGGTAAGGGTACTCCTACACACGTGGTTGATTgtattgataatattgatcATAAGGTCGATTTACTGGAGTATGTTTATAAAAAGGGCATTCCTGTGATCTCCTCAATGGGGGCAGCTACGAAATCAGACCCTACAAGAATTAATGTTGGTGATCTAACAACTACGGAGGAAGATCCGCTTGCTCGTAATGTTAGACGTCGACTGAAATTAAAAGGTATTGTAAAAGGCATAACTGTTGTATTTAGTGCAGAAAAACCGGATCCAAGAAAGGCTAAATTATTACCGTTACCAGAGGAGGAATTCCAGAAGGGTAATGTGAGCGAGTTGACTGCACTGAAGAATTTCCGTGTTAGAATATTGCCAGTGTTGGGTACTATGCCGGGAATATTTGGGTTAACTATTGCTTCCTGGGTTTTGTGCTCCGTGACTGGTTATCCTATGGAGCCTATTGAAGGAAAAAACAGAATAAAGCTTTATGATGGTATTTATCATTCTTTAGCTGGACAAATGTCTCGTATTGGTATACCAGACCAAAGGGTGCCTGTCTCTATTAGTGATGTTGCATATTTAGTAGAGGAAGTGTTTAGAGGAAAGTCCCCGATCAGTGGCTATTCTACCAGGCTAACTCTATCAAAATGGGATCCAAACAAACCTGTATCGTTACAAAATGTCATCCTGATGActaaagaagaacaaaacacaCATGAGAAACGTGTATTGAATGGTGGGGAATCTCTGGAAAACGTTTATTCCGTGGAAGCTCTTAAGCTTGTAAAGCAGAgacttgaagaagaactttaTTATTCTAAATTCAGGTAA
- the LEU5 gene encoding coenzyme A transporter (similar to Ashbya gossypii AGL065C): MTVTQKMGDDSQSSISVVQPIPSKAVTVDKNSLEYIVKSGIAGGVAGSCAKTLIAPLDRIKILFQTSNPHFTKFVGSMNGLVLAGRHIWFRDGIRGFFQGHSATIIRIFPYAAIKFIAYEQIRNVVIPSYQYESHWRRLLSGSFAGLCSVFITYPLDLVRVRLAYVTERQNAYVSKVIKQIYEEPASNILLFQSYVPRWFAHWCNFYRGYTPTVLGMIPYAGVSFFAHDLFHDILRNPILAPYSVLPQGRAHSYDRSVPLKTWAQLVAGGLAGMASQTAAYPFEIIRRRLQVSVVTDPSRENFIGINEMAKILYKESGFRGFFVGLSIGYLKVTPMVACSFFVYERMKWYLQI; this comes from the coding sequence ATGACTGTTACTCAGAAAATGGGGGATGATTCTCAGTCGAGTATTAGTGTGGTGCAACCCATACCGTCCAAGGCAGTTACAGTCGATAAGAATAGTTTGGAGTATATAGTGAAATCAGGGATAGCGGGAGGAGTAGCTGGTTCATGTGCGAAGACATTGATTGCGCCTCTAGATAGAATCAAGATACTTTTCCAGACTTCAAATCCTCATTTCACCAAGTTTGTGGGGTCTATGAATGGGCTCGTTTTGGCTGGCCGACATATATGGTTTCGTGATGGGATTAGAGGGTTTTTCCAGGGTCACTCAGCTACTATTATTAGGATATTTCCTTACGCAGCCATCAAGTTTATTGCATATGAACAGATAAGAAATGTTGTAATACCGTCTTATCAATACGAGTCGCATTGGAGAAGGTTGCTTAGTGGGTCTTTTGCAGGATTATGCTCAGTATTTATAACCTATCCCTTGGACCTCGTTCGTGTAAGATTAGCGTACGTTACTGAACGCCAAAACGCATATGTTTCCAAAGTAATAAAGCAGATATATGAGGAGCCTGCATCTAATATTTTGCTATTTCAATCGTATGTTCCACGCTGGTTCGCCCATTGGTGCAATTTTTATCGTGGGTATACTCCTACAGTGTTAGGGATGATTCCGTATGCAGGTGTCTCTTTCTTTGCACACGACCTATTCCATGATATTCTTAGAAATCCTATACTAGCACCGTATTCTGTTTTGCCCCAAGGCCGAGCGCATTCTTACGATAGGTCTGTACCATTGAAAACCTGGGCCCAGCTAGTTGCTGGGGGGCTGGCTGGAATGGCTTCTCAAACTGCTGCGTACCCCTTTGAAATTATAAGACGCAGATTACAAGTGTCCGTCGTAACTGATCCCTCAAGGGAGAACTTCATTGGAATCAATGAAATGGCCAAAATTTTGTATAAAGAAAGTGGCTTTCGtggattttttgttggatTAAGTATAGGATATCTTAAGGTAACACCAATGGTCGCATGTTCATTTTTTGTCTATGAGAGAATGAAGTGgtatcttcaaatatag
- the CTP1 gene encoding Ctp1p (similar to Ashbya gossypii AGL064W): MGKQVDPLHSFLAGSIAGAVEGCITYPFEFAKTRLQLIDNSSRASRNPLVLIYNTARSQGIGALYVGCPAFVLGNTAKAGVRFLGFDSIKNVLKDPVSGTLSGPRGVVAGLGAGLLESILAVTPFEAIKTVLIDDKQTAKPLYQQNGRGAVRNYLALLKDLGLKGLYSGLVPVALRQASNQAVRFGCYNKIKTTVQDYNGTPRDMALSTAQTFLVGSISGVVTVYTTMPIDTVKTRMQSLTASRYGSTLKCFVVIVKEEGLKAFWKGATPRLGRLILSGGIVFSTYERVLTFLS, from the coding sequence ATGGGTAAACAGGTAGATCCTTTGCATTCGTTTCTAGCGGGATCTATTGCTGGGGCAGTAGAAGGATGTATAACGTATCCGTTTGAGTTTGCTAAGACCAGGTTACAATTGATAGATAATTCGTCTAGGGCATCACGTAATCCGTTGGttcttatatataatacagCTAGAAGTCAAGGAATTGGAGCGTTGTATGTTGGGTGTCCTGCGTTTGTTCTGGGTAATACTGCGAAAGCCGGTGTGAGGTTTTTGGGATTTGACAGTATTAAAAATGTATTAAAGGATCCTGTCTCAGGGACTCTGAGTGGGCCACGGGGTGTAGTGGCTGGGTTGGGAGCAGGTCTCCTGGAGTCTATTCTAGCTGTAACTCCTTTCGAGGCTATCAAGACAGTTTTGATCGATGATAAACAGACAGCAAAGCCACTGTACCAACAAAACGGACGTGGGGCGGTTCGGAACTATTTGGCATTGCTGAAAGACTTGGGTCTAAAAGGCCTGTATAGTGGTTTAGTACCTGTGGCACTAAGACAGGCCTCTAACCAAGCTGTACGTTTTGGCTGCTACAATAAGATCAAAACTACGGTGCAGGATTACAATGGTACCCCAAGAGACATGGCGTTATCTACCGCGCAGACTTTTTTAGTGGGGTCTATTAGTGGAGTGGTTACTGTTTATACCACGATGCCAATAGATACGGTCAAAACTAGAATGCAATCTTTGACTGCGTCGCGATACGGCTCGACTTTGAAATGCTTCGTGGTTATTGTAAAGGAGGAAGGCCTCAAGGCGTTTTGGAAAGGAGCCACTCCAAGGCTAGGTAGGCTGATATTATCTGGTGGTATTGTATTTTCTACCTACGAACGTGTGTTGACATTTTTAAGTTGA